The genomic DNA CGCCATTCCCGCAACGGTGGTGACCGAGCCCGCGAGGCCCACCAAGGTGAGTGCCCGCTCCACCGGCACCTCCTGGGCGACCCGGTCGAGCGCCTCGTCGATGTCGGCGAGCACGGCCTCGACCACCTCGGCGGCCGGCGGGGTGCCCGCGTCGCGCAGGTGCCGCTCGGTCAGCCGGACACAGCCGATGTCCACCGACAGTGCGGCCTCCACGTGCGTGGAGCCGAGCACGAACTCGGTGGAGCCGCCGCCGATGTCGACCACCAGGTACGGCGGGCGGGTGCCCTCGGGAGTGGGCAGGCCGGTCTCGGGCGAGAGCCGTACGAGATCGCGGGTGGCCCCGGCGAACGACAGCTCCGCCTCCTCGGCACCCGTGATCACTTCGGGCTCCACACCGAAGATCTCACGCACGCCGTCCACGAAGTCCTGCCGGTTGGCGGCGTCCCTGGTGGCGCTGGTGGCCACCACGCGGACCGTGGAGACGCCGTGCTGGGTGATGAGCTTGGCGTAGCCGCGCATCGCGGCGAACGTGCGCTCCAGAGCCTCGGGGGCCAGCCTGCCGGTCCTGTCCACCCCCTGGCCGAGCCGGACGATCTCCATCCGCCGCTCGACGTCGGTCAGGGCGTCGGCGTGGATGTCCCCGATGAGCAGGCGGACGGAATTGGTGCCACAGTCGATGGCGGCGACGCGGGTCACGTGGTCTCCTCTTGGGTGCTCGCGGTCCTGGCCGCCCTGTCGGTGGTCTCGGCTGCCCCGGCCTCGTCCACGGCGCAGCAGGGCCCGTCCGCCCACCACTCGCCGAG from Streptosporangium sp. NBC_01756 includes the following:
- a CDS encoding Ppx/GppA phosphatase family protein, which translates into the protein MTRVAAIDCGTNSVRLLIGDIHADALTDVERRMEIVRLGQGVDRTGRLAPEALERTFAAMRGYAKLITQHGVSTVRVVATSATRDAANRQDFVDGVREIFGVEPEVITGAEEAELSFAGATRDLVRLSPETGLPTPEGTRPPYLVVDIGGGSTEFVLGSTHVEAALSVDIGCVRLTERHLRDAGTPPAAEVVEAVLADIDEALDRVAQEVPVERALTLVGLAGSVTTVAGMALDLPEYDPHKIHHSRIPAARTREISRRLLEMSHDERAAIPVMHPGRVDVIGAGALILNRIVERYGFTEVVVSEHDILDGIAWLASKP